A region from the Mycobacterium heidelbergense genome encodes:
- a CDS encoding DUF4129 domain-containing protein produces MPSIDIDRDAAHQAAQSELSKPIYSKGSAAQQFADWVNEQLDWLLEKTASIPGGWLTATVLFILLAIAVVVAVHVARRTMRTRRGGDHLLFEATQLTAAQHRATAESYAAQGDWASAIRHRLRAVARQLEETVVLEPAPGRTANELASAAGATLPHLGGELAQAATAFNDVTYGERPGTRAAYQMIADLDDHLRSRSLAVAPAAGQPAATESWAQVR; encoded by the coding sequence ATGCCTTCCATCGACATCGACCGCGATGCCGCGCACCAGGCCGCGCAGAGCGAGCTGAGCAAGCCGATCTATTCCAAGGGTTCCGCGGCACAACAATTCGCCGACTGGGTCAACGAACAGCTGGACTGGCTGCTGGAAAAGACCGCCTCCATCCCGGGCGGATGGTTGACGGCCACGGTGCTTTTCATTCTGCTGGCGATCGCGGTGGTGGTCGCCGTCCACGTCGCGCGGCGCACGATGCGCACCCGCCGCGGCGGCGACCACCTGTTGTTCGAAGCCACCCAGCTCACCGCGGCGCAGCATCGTGCCACCGCCGAAAGCTATGCCGCGCAAGGCGATTGGGCTTCGGCGATTCGGCACCGGTTGCGTGCCGTCGCCCGCCAGCTCGAGGAGACCGTCGTCCTGGAGCCGGCCCCCGGCCGCACCGCCAACGAACTGGCCTCCGCCGCCGGCGCGACGCTACCCCACCTCGGAGGCGAATTAGCGCAGGCGGCAACGGCTTTCAACGACGTCACCTACGGCGAGCGGCCCGGCACCCGGGCCGCGTACCAGATGATCGCCGACCTCGACGACCACCTGCGGTCACGATCATTGGCCGTAGCGCCGGCGGCGGGGCAGCCCGCCGCGACCGAGTCATGGGCGCAGGTCCGGTGA
- a CDS encoding GatB/YqeY domain-containing protein, which yields MAELKSRLRADLTHAMKTQDKLRTATLRMVLAAIQTEEVSGKQARELSDDEIVKVLARESRKRGESAEIYTQNGRGELAANEHAEARIIDEYLPTPLTEAELADVADTAIAQVAEQLGERPGMKQMGLVMKAATAIAAGKADGSRLSTAVKERL from the coding sequence ATGGCGGAACTCAAATCCCGGCTCCGGGCGGACCTGACCCACGCGATGAAGACCCAGGACAAGTTGCGAACCGCGACCCTGCGCATGGTGCTGGCCGCGATCCAGACCGAGGAGGTCTCCGGTAAGCAGGCGCGCGAGCTCTCCGACGACGAAATCGTCAAGGTGCTGGCCAGGGAGTCGCGCAAGCGCGGCGAGTCGGCCGAGATCTACACCCAAAACGGCCGCGGGGAGCTCGCCGCCAACGAGCACGCCGAGGCGCGCATCATCGACGAGTACCTGCCCACGCCGCTCACCGAGGCCGAGCTGGCCGACGTCGCCGACACCGCGATCGCCCAGGTCGCCGAGCAGCTCGGGGAACGGCCGGGCATGAAGCAGATGGGACTGGTGATGAAGGCCGCCACGGCGATCGCGGCCGGCAAGGCCGACGGCTCCCGCCTGTCGACGGCGGTCAAGGAGCGCCTGTAG
- a CDS encoding iron-containing redox enzyme family protein, with the protein MTRASITTEPALPAAHGPLSTAVHRALTGPPSRDHLARIGASVRDSDPYGLDLQLALSMCYELHYRGFAGVDPAWEWNPALLQLRAELERVFLAGVRRDVGPIDPGQTSTAEMEAISVEPADGTGPSYYLRDTGSWQHMREYFAHRSLYHLKEGDPHAWAIPRLMGTAKAAFVAVEFDEYGAGQGPRLHQQLFADLLAAAGLDPTYLGYLDAVPGESLAAVNLMSLFGLHRSLRGAAVGHFASTEITSPPGSRRMVQALQTMEAPEACIAFYREHVEADAVHEHVVRLDVVGDLLAREPQLDADVVFGMRAHAAVENRMADTLMESWNRGRTSLRRPLD; encoded by the coding sequence GTGACCCGCGCATCTATCACGACCGAACCCGCCCTGCCGGCGGCACACGGGCCCCTGTCGACGGCGGTCCATCGGGCATTGACCGGACCGCCCTCACGCGACCACCTGGCGCGCATCGGCGCGTCCGTCCGCGACTCCGACCCCTACGGGCTGGATCTCCAGCTGGCGTTGAGCATGTGCTATGAGCTGCACTACCGGGGTTTTGCGGGCGTCGATCCCGCCTGGGAGTGGAATCCCGCGCTGCTGCAGTTGCGCGCCGAACTGGAACGCGTCTTTTTGGCGGGGGTGCGGCGCGACGTCGGTCCCATCGACCCCGGCCAGACGTCGACGGCCGAAATGGAAGCGATTTCCGTCGAGCCGGCCGACGGTACCGGCCCGTCGTATTACTTGCGCGACACGGGAAGCTGGCAGCACATGCGTGAGTACTTCGCGCACCGATCGCTGTATCACCTGAAGGAGGGCGATCCGCACGCGTGGGCGATTCCGCGCCTGATGGGCACCGCCAAGGCGGCATTCGTGGCCGTCGAGTTCGACGAGTACGGCGCCGGGCAGGGCCCGCGGCTGCACCAACAACTCTTCGCCGACCTGTTGGCGGCGGCCGGCCTGGATCCGACGTATCTCGGTTACCTCGACGCCGTCCCCGGCGAATCGTTGGCGGCCGTGAACCTCATGTCGCTGTTCGGACTGCACCGGTCGTTACGGGGGGCCGCGGTCGGGCACTTCGCGTCGACCGAGATCACCTCGCCGCCGGGGTCCCGACGGATGGTCCAGGCACTGCAGACGATGGAGGCACCGGAGGCCTGCATCGCGTTCTACCGCGAGCACGTCGAAGCCGACGCGGTGCACGAGCACGTGGTGCGCCTCGACGTCGTCGGCGATCTCCTGGCCCGGGAACCGCAGCTGGACGCCGATGTCGTTTTCGGGATGCGCGCACACGCGGCGGTCGAAAACCGCATGGCGGACACGCTCATGGAGTCATGGAACCGGGGCCGGACGTCGTTACGCAGGCCGCTGGATTAG
- a CDS encoding type 1 glutamine amidotransferase domain-containing protein has protein sequence MSNELQGKKIAILAADGVERVELERPRAALQEAGARVEVLSLKAGEIQARNHDLEPAGAFAVDRAVSDASVDDFDGLVLPGGTVNPDKLRLDDSAVSFVRDFVASGKPVAAICHGPWTLVEAGVVVGRTLTSYPSIRTDLRNAGAHVVDEEVVVDGNLISSRSPADLPAFCETIVKQFAPATAG, from the coding sequence ATGTCAAATGAATTGCAAGGCAAAAAGATCGCCATCCTGGCGGCCGATGGCGTGGAAAGGGTCGAACTCGAGCGACCCCGCGCGGCGCTGCAGGAGGCCGGCGCCCGGGTCGAGGTGCTCTCGCTGAAGGCCGGCGAAATCCAGGCTCGCAACCACGATCTCGAGCCCGCCGGGGCTTTCGCCGTCGACCGGGCGGTGTCGGATGCATCGGTGGACGATTTCGACGGCTTGGTGCTGCCCGGCGGGACGGTGAACCCGGACAAGCTGCGTCTCGACGATTCCGCGGTTTCGTTCGTCCGCGACTTCGTCGCATCCGGCAAGCCCGTCGCCGCGATCTGTCATGGTCCCTGGACGTTGGTGGAGGCCGGCGTGGTGGTGGGCCGGACGCTGACCTCGTACCCGAGTATTCGCACGGACCTGCGCAACGCGGGCGCCCACGTGGTGGACGAGGAGGTCGTCGTCGACGGCAATCTCATCTCCAGTCGCTCGCCAGCGGACCTTCCGGCGTTTTGCGAGACGATCGTCAAGCAATTCGCTCCTGCCACTGCGGGATAG
- a CDS encoding LLM class F420-dependent oxidoreductase, whose amino-acid sequence MTNFGYTLMTEQSGPKDLVRYAISAEECGFDFEVCSDHFSPWLASQGHAPNAWAVLGAVAHATERVDLYTYVTCPTMRYHPAIVAQQAATVQILSDGRFTLGLGSGENLNEHIVGRGWPTAERRQDMLREAIKIIRELFGGQLVSWRGDYFQVDSARLWDVPDVPVGIAVAMGGTKAIDRFAKLSDHLVAVEPNGELVREWHAARQAANLAGGGRVVGQIPVCWDPDRDAAVARAHDQFRWFAGGWKVNADLPTPAGFAGATQFVRPEDVADSIPCGPDLDAIVEAVRPYWEAGFTDVALVQIGGDAQDPFLKEAAQPLLGALRDASS is encoded by the coding sequence ATGACGAATTTTGGCTACACCCTGATGACCGAGCAGAGTGGACCCAAAGACCTTGTGCGGTACGCGATTTCGGCCGAGGAGTGCGGGTTTGACTTCGAGGTGTGCAGCGACCACTTCTCGCCGTGGCTGGCGTCGCAGGGGCACGCGCCCAACGCGTGGGCGGTGCTGGGCGCGGTGGCACACGCCACCGAACGGGTGGACCTCTACACCTATGTGACGTGTCCCACGATGCGGTACCACCCCGCGATCGTCGCGCAGCAGGCCGCCACCGTGCAGATCCTGTCCGATGGCCGGTTCACCCTCGGGCTGGGCAGCGGTGAAAACCTCAACGAACACATCGTCGGCAGGGGTTGGCCGACCGCCGAGCGCCGGCAGGACATGCTGCGCGAAGCCATCAAGATCATCCGCGAGCTGTTCGGCGGCCAGCTGGTGAGCTGGCGCGGCGACTACTTCCAGGTGGACTCGGCGCGACTGTGGGACGTTCCCGACGTCCCGGTCGGCATCGCGGTGGCGATGGGAGGGACAAAGGCCATCGACCGGTTCGCGAAGCTGTCCGATCACCTGGTCGCGGTGGAGCCCAACGGGGAACTCGTCCGCGAGTGGCACGCCGCCCGCCAGGCCGCCAACCTCGCCGGGGGTGGACGGGTGGTTGGGCAGATACCGGTGTGCTGGGATCCCGACCGCGACGCCGCCGTCGCACGCGCGCACGACCAGTTCCGCTGGTTCGCCGGTGGCTGGAAGGTCAACGCCGACCTGCCGACGCCGGCCGGTTTCGCCGGCGCGACGCAGTTCGTGCGACCCGAAGACGTGGCCGACAGCATCCCCTGCGGCCCGGACCTGGACGCGATCGTCGAAGCAGTCCGGCCGTACTGGGAGGCCGGGTTCACCGACGTCGCGCTCGTCCAGATCGGCGGAGACGCGCAGGACCCGTTCCTCAAGGAGGCCGCCCAGCCTTTGCTGGGCGCCCTGCGCGACGCATCAAGCTGA
- a CDS encoding DUF4350 domain-containing protein, whose amino-acid sequence MAIAGARPRAATDVARRWRSWRWVALTVVVLAVIAGIGAYLTAPRLGARMDPESTGPDGAHALVTLLRDGGVEVVVADGIADVERAARPDTLILVAQSQYLTDTALLDRLAKAPGDLLLVEPTARIREALMPEVRKAKATAAFDSSPNCALREATRAGTVQFGLSDTYHATDGRAMTSCYDGALIRYRADGRTVTAVGSTDFMTNGGLLQAGNAALAMNLAGDRPRLIWYAPHRVEGETSSSASVFDLIPENVTWLIWQLCVVVLLVALWKVRRPGPLVAEELPVVVRASETVEGRGRLYRSRRARDRAAAALRTATVQRLLPRLGLGPGAPAPAVVMTVAQRSGADPGFVSYHLFGPPPATDNDLLQLARALDEIERQVTHP is encoded by the coding sequence ATGGCCATCGCCGGAGCGCGCCCACGAGCCGCCACCGACGTGGCGCGGCGCTGGCGGTCATGGCGTTGGGTGGCCCTCACCGTCGTCGTCCTCGCGGTGATCGCCGGCATCGGCGCCTACCTGACGGCGCCGCGGCTTGGCGCCCGGATGGACCCGGAATCGACCGGCCCGGACGGCGCCCACGCGTTGGTGACGCTGTTGCGTGACGGCGGCGTCGAGGTCGTCGTGGCCGACGGCATCGCCGACGTCGAACGGGCGGCGCGGCCGGACACGCTGATCCTGGTGGCGCAGAGTCAATATCTCACCGACACCGCGCTGCTCGACCGGCTGGCCAAGGCCCCCGGCGACCTGCTCCTGGTGGAACCGACGGCGCGAATCCGCGAAGCGCTGATGCCGGAGGTGCGCAAGGCGAAGGCCACCGCCGCCTTCGACAGCAGCCCGAATTGCGCCCTGCGAGAGGCCACTCGCGCCGGGACGGTTCAATTCGGACTCAGCGACACCTACCACGCCACCGACGGCCGGGCAATGACCAGCTGCTACGACGGGGCGCTGATCCGGTATCGGGCCGACGGGCGGACCGTCACGGCGGTCGGCAGCACCGACTTCATGACCAACGGCGGCCTGTTGCAGGCCGGCAACGCCGCGCTGGCGATGAATCTCGCGGGCGACCGGCCCCGCCTCATCTGGTACGCACCCCACCGCGTCGAGGGCGAAACATCCTCTTCGGCATCGGTTTTCGACTTGATCCCGGAGAACGTGACGTGGCTGATCTGGCAGCTGTGCGTCGTCGTGCTGCTGGTTGCCCTGTGGAAGGTGCGGCGCCCCGGCCCGCTGGTGGCCGAGGAGTTGCCGGTCGTGGTGCGCGCGTCGGAGACCGTCGAGGGCCGCGGCCGGCTTTACCGGTCCCGCCGGGCCCGTGACCGCGCCGCCGCGGCATTGCGCACGGCCACGGTGCAGCGGCTGCTGCCGCGACTGGGCCTGGGCCCGGGCGCGCCCGCGCCCGCGGTGGTGATGACCGTGGCCCAACGCAGTGGGGCCGACCCGGGATTCGTTTCCTACCATCTGTTCGGCCCGCCGCCGGCGACCGACAACGACCTGTTACAACTTGCCCGTGCGCTCGACGAGATCGAAAGGCAGGTCACCCACCCGTGA
- a CDS encoding HemK2/MTQ2 family protein methyltransferase, whose amino-acid sequence MTTTYPEPAISVAHNVYQPQEDSRLLVDAMHHTALIAGRRVLDLCTGSGFVAIAAAEMGCASVAAYDICPHAVRCSRGNAALAGVEVDVREGSWMGALDWAPFDVVVANPPYVPTPPGDAAELICPSAGPSWAWNAGPDGRLILDPLCNSASNLVRDGGSLLLVHSAIAGVEQSLDRLRSAGMVASVVAAKWIPFGPVMSARAKWLEDTGRIPRGRREEELVVIRADKP is encoded by the coding sequence TTGACAACCACCTATCCAGAACCCGCCATCTCGGTTGCGCACAATGTGTATCAGCCGCAGGAAGATTCCCGATTGCTGGTCGACGCGATGCACCATACCGCGCTCATTGCGGGGCGACGGGTTCTCGACCTGTGTACGGGCAGCGGATTCGTCGCGATCGCCGCGGCCGAAATGGGGTGCGCCAGCGTCGCCGCCTACGACATCTGCCCACATGCCGTGCGGTGCTCCCGCGGCAATGCCGCCCTGGCCGGCGTGGAGGTCGATGTCCGGGAAGGGTCGTGGATGGGGGCTCTCGACTGGGCGCCGTTCGACGTGGTTGTGGCGAATCCGCCTTATGTCCCAACCCCGCCCGGCGACGCCGCCGAGCTGATTTGCCCGAGCGCGGGACCGTCGTGGGCCTGGAACGCCGGCCCCGATGGACGCCTGATCCTGGATCCGCTGTGCAACTCGGCGTCAAACCTGGTGCGCGACGGCGGATCCCTGTTGCTGGTGCATTCGGCAATTGCCGGCGTCGAACAATCACTGGACCGGCTAAGATCCGCGGGTATGGTCGCCAGCGTCGTTGCCGCCAAGTGGATTCCGTTTGGTCCCGTCATGTCGGCGCGGGCGAAGTGGTTGGAGGATACCGGCCGGATCCCCCGCGGGCGGCGGGAAGAGGAACTCGTCGTGATCCGGGCCGACAAGCCATGA
- a CDS encoding CDGSH iron-sulfur domain-containing protein: MTATRVHVVPNGPVLVSGPVRIETPGGDVVESDRFMVAICTCRRSKLYPLCDTSHRRCRALQEGAAPVPDAG, from the coding sequence ATGACCGCCACCCGGGTCCATGTCGTTCCCAACGGCCCCGTGCTGGTGTCCGGGCCGGTGCGCATCGAGACGCCCGGCGGCGACGTCGTCGAATCGGACCGGTTCATGGTGGCCATCTGTACCTGCCGGCGCAGCAAGCTTTATCCCTTGTGTGACACCAGCCATCGGCGATGCCGGGCCCTCCAAGAAGGAGCCGCGCCGGTGCCTGATGCCGGCTAA
- a CDS encoding AAA family ATPase, whose protein sequence is MRFLPSVRPAAGDRQRPVTTCPCARRDRKAGHPPVTQSPSAPQADPAQTPTAEAAREALLALRAELAKAVVGQEGVVSGLVIALLCRGHVLLEGVPGVAKTLLVRALAAALQLEFKRVQFTPDLMPGDVTGSLVYDARTAAFVFRPGPVFTNLLLADEINRTPPKTQAALLEAMEERQVSVDGEPRPLPEPFIVAATQNPIEYEGTYQLPEAQLDRFLLKLNVTLPSRDSEIAILGRHAHGFDPRDLSAIKPVAGPAELAAGRHAMQQVLVADEVLGYIVDIVGATRSSPALQLGVSPRGATALLGTARSWAWLSGRNYVTPDDVKAMARPTLRHRVMLRPEAELEGATPDGVLDGILASVPVPR, encoded by the coding sequence ATTCGTTTCCTACCATCTGTTCGGCCCGCCGCCGGCGACCGACAACGACCTGTTACAACTTGCCCGTGCGCTCGACGAGATCGAAAGGCAGGTCACCCACCCGTGACACAGTCCCCCTCCGCCCCGCAAGCGGATCCCGCCCAGACCCCCACCGCTGAAGCCGCCCGAGAGGCGCTGCTGGCGTTACGCGCCGAACTGGCCAAGGCCGTCGTCGGACAGGAGGGGGTCGTCAGCGGCCTGGTGATCGCGCTGCTGTGTCGCGGCCACGTGCTGTTGGAAGGCGTTCCGGGGGTGGCGAAGACGCTGCTGGTCCGGGCGCTGGCCGCCGCATTGCAATTGGAGTTCAAGCGGGTGCAGTTCACCCCCGACCTGATGCCCGGGGACGTCACGGGCTCGCTGGTGTACGACGCGCGCACCGCCGCGTTCGTGTTCCGGCCGGGCCCGGTGTTCACCAACCTGCTGCTGGCCGACGAGATCAACCGCACCCCACCCAAAACCCAGGCCGCGCTGCTGGAGGCGATGGAGGAGCGTCAGGTCAGCGTGGACGGCGAACCCAGGCCGCTGCCGGAGCCGTTCATCGTCGCCGCGACCCAGAACCCGATCGAATACGAGGGCACCTACCAATTGCCCGAAGCGCAACTGGATCGCTTCCTGCTCAAGCTGAACGTGACGCTGCCGTCGCGCGACTCCGAGATCGCCATCCTCGGCCGCCACGCGCACGGCTTCGACCCCCGCGACCTGTCCGCGATCAAGCCGGTGGCCGGGCCCGCCGAGCTCGCGGCCGGCCGGCACGCGATGCAACAGGTACTGGTGGCCGACGAGGTGCTGGGCTACATCGTCGACATCGTCGGCGCGACCCGCTCCTCGCCGGCGCTGCAGCTGGGCGTGTCACCGCGCGGGGCGACGGCGCTGCTGGGCACGGCCCGGTCCTGGGCGTGGCTGTCCGGCCGCAACTACGTCACCCCCGACGACGTGAAGGCCATGGCCCGCCCGACGCTGCGGCACCGCGTGATGCTGCGTCCCGAAGCCGAGCTCGAAGGCGCCACGCCCGACGGGGTGCTCGACGGAATCCTGGCGTCGGTCCCGGTGCCCCGCTAG